Proteins encoded within one genomic window of Macaca fascicularis isolate 582-1 chromosome 16, T2T-MFA8v1.1:
- the UBALD2 gene encoding UBA-like domain-containing protein 2: MSVNMDELRHQVMINQFVLAAGCAADQAKQLLQAAHWQFETALSTFFQETNIPNSHHHHQMMCTPSNTPATPPNFPDALAMFSKLRASEGLQSSNSPMTAAACSPPANFSPFWASSPPSHQAPWIPPSSPTTFHHLHRPQPTWPPGAQQGGTQQKAMAAMDGQR; the protein is encoded by the exons ATGTCGGTGAACATGGACGAGCTGCGGCACCAGGTCATGATCAACCAGTTCGTGCTGGCCGCGGGCTGCGCGGCCGACCAGGCGAAGCAGCTGCTGCAGGCCGCCCACTGGCAGTTCGAG ACCGCGCTGAGCACGTTCTTCCAAGAAACCAACATTCCCaacagccaccaccaccaccagatG ATGTGCACTCCCAGCAACACCCCTGCCACGCCGCCCAACTTCCCCGACGCGCTGGCCATGTTCTCCAAGCTCCGCGCCTCCGAGGGCCTGCAGAGCAGCAACAGCCCCATGACAGCAGCAGCCTGCTCCCCACCTGCAAACTTCAGCCCCTTCTGGGCCTCGTCCCCGCCCAGCCACCAGGCACCCTGGATcccaccctcctcccccaccaccttCCACCACCTCCACCGCCCACAGCCCACGTGGCCCCCAGGAGCACAGCAGGGGGGCACCCAGCAGAAAGCCATGGCGGCCATGGATGGCCAGAGATGA